The Acidianus infernus genome window below encodes:
- a CDS encoding VIT1/CCC1 transporter family protein, which yields MEKEIKEPVKHYTNEADTFRTKVFGIQDGLIGIGSIAIGAAGFSQEPLLVVITGLIATIGQAFSMGIGEYISTRVRMQVIQNEIKKEKYEIDNFPEKEREELIDFYIKKGLSREDSEKIADIFMKDKETVLREMMLNELKITPEEFESPVKLGFLMSLYLIIGGLLPLIPFIISLFVRIPFYASLLSSMGIMLASLGIFGSMATKYTGLSKPRGALEQIGTGLIALIGSYVAGLLLAHFITIPPGLGY from the coding sequence ATGGAAAAAGAAATAAAGGAACCTGTCAAACATTACACTAATGAGGCGGACACATTTAGAACTAAAGTCTTTGGAATACAAGACGGATTAATAGGAATAGGTAGCATTGCAATAGGTGCTGCAGGCTTTTCACAAGAGCCTCTCTTAGTAGTAATAACAGGATTAATAGCTACGATAGGCCAAGCATTCTCCATGGGAATAGGAGAATATATATCAACTAGAGTAAGGATGCAGGTAATACAAAACGAAATAAAGAAAGAGAAATATGAAATAGATAATTTTCCAGAGAAAGAAAGAGAAGAATTAATAGATTTCTACATTAAAAAAGGTCTAAGTAGAGAAGACTCAGAAAAAATAGCTGACATTTTCATGAAGGATAAAGAAACTGTATTAAGAGAAATGATGCTTAATGAACTAAAAATTACACCAGAAGAATTTGAGAGCCCAGTGAAATTGGGATTCCTTATGAGCCTTTACTTAATAATCGGAGGACTTTTACCACTGATACCATTTATAATTTCATTATTCGTAAGAATCCCATTTTATGCATCACTTTTGTCATCAATGGGTATAATGTTGGCTTCTTTAGGAATTTTCGGCAGTATGGCGACAAAATATACTGGATTAAGCAAACCTAGAGGCGCACTAGAACAAATAGGAACAGGATTAATAGCATTAATAGGAAGCTATGTTGCAGGATTATTACTAGCCCACTTTATTACAATACCTCCAGGATTAGGTTATTGA
- a CDS encoding AAA-associated domain-containing protein has protein sequence MYVIDPAARVADLIGLLSTLQGTFGGKTDLYMLEKEMEVDLDDLMPIVYTASYLGFVTVGEGDIIITDKGMEFLNANIRKRKEILRESLVKVEPFITAIELKTFSLESLKEALEKKGIFVYNTPEGDYDLQMTLTEWGVYSGLISRYDDNMYKVNYEKA, from the coding sequence ATGTATGTCATAGATCCCGCAGCTAGAGTAGCAGATTTAATAGGTTTATTATCAACATTACAAGGAACCTTCGGTGGAAAAACTGACTTATATATGTTAGAAAAGGAAATGGAAGTTGACCTAGACGATTTAATGCCGATTGTGTATACTGCAAGTTATTTAGGCTTCGTAACGGTAGGAGAAGGAGATATAATAATAACTGATAAAGGAATGGAATTTCTTAATGCTAATATTAGAAAACGTAAAGAAATTTTAAGAGAGAGTCTAGTTAAAGTTGAGCCTTTTATTACAGCAATCGAGTTAAAAACGTTTTCCCTAGAGTCATTGAAAGAAGCCTTAGAGAAAAAGGGAATTTTTGTTTATAACACGCCAGAAGGAGATTATGATCTTCAGATGACTTTAACAGAATGGGGAGTTTACTCTGGATTAATATCAAGATACGATGATAATATGTACAAGGTAAATTACGAAAAGGCGTAA
- a CDS encoding APC family permease produces the protein MNIDKRLEPKKESIPKYLVIAQSLSSIAPLGSVSAYLTFAFQSSLASTFYAAILGVLIYLLWVMLGYNYSKIVATTGGIYDFARTASTETVGKIAGWLYWISYAIYLPSVTTYLTGIVLPSVFNISPSLLAVIEVTIPIILTILLISGIKPPLFYALITSTIEVFLITVLGIKVISITGIKLPQYNIPQYNFWTGALAVAFTLAGGGASFFLGYEAKGRGKTVGSSYLTAFSIASIVVIFASYFETAAAGFSNSGISNLLSVTQYPGFYISQEYLGSTFSIIFFVFTINSLLGSAIAAYVALSRLTYSLTSRKMLTSIIIVAIFFISFNLIASITGQYCLVYQYTTEASLVTLFSSHAIVSAVYPLFVKKFYKLNLPSVLLGLSSTILMAYGLYSNLIPYEYPNTLIGIVSLISGVILGIVSNILKPILYRKN, from the coding sequence GTGAACATAGATAAAAGACTTGAACCAAAAAAGGAATCAATACCTAAATATTTAGTAATTGCGCAATCCTTAAGTTCTATAGCTCCGCTAGGTTCAGTTTCAGCTTACTTGACATTTGCATTCCAATCTTCCTTAGCATCAACGTTTTATGCTGCAATTTTAGGAGTATTAATTTACTTACTCTGGGTAATGTTAGGATATAACTATTCAAAAATAGTAGCGACTACTGGAGGAATTTACGATTTTGCAAGAACAGCTTCTACTGAGACAGTAGGGAAAATAGCAGGATGGCTTTATTGGATAAGCTATGCAATTTACTTACCTTCAGTAACTACATATTTGACAGGAATAGTTTTACCATCAGTATTTAATATTTCACCTTCCTTATTAGCGGTTATAGAGGTTACAATTCCTATAATCCTTACAATACTTTTAATCTCTGGAATTAAACCTCCATTATTTTATGCATTGATAACATCTACTATAGAGGTATTTTTAATAACTGTCTTAGGGATAAAAGTAATTTCTATCACAGGGATTAAACTCCCTCAATATAATATCCCTCAATATAACTTTTGGACTGGAGCGCTAGCAGTAGCCTTTACCTTGGCCGGTGGAGGAGCGTCTTTCTTCTTGGGATATGAAGCTAAAGGTAGAGGGAAAACTGTAGGTTCTTCCTATTTAACTGCCTTTTCTATAGCCTCAATTGTAGTAATATTTGCATCATATTTCGAAACTGCCGCCGCAGGATTTAGTAATTCTGGGATATCTAACTTATTGTCTGTTACACAATATCCTGGATTTTATATTTCTCAAGAGTATCTTGGAAGTACATTTTCCATAATTTTCTTTGTATTTACTATAAATAGCTTGTTAGGATCCGCAATAGCAGCATATGTGGCATTATCTAGGTTAACATATTCATTAACTTCAAGGAAAATGTTAACATCAATTATCATTGTTGCTATATTCTTTATTTCATTTAATTTAATAGCTTCAATTACTGGACAATATTGTTTAGTTTATCAATACACAACTGAAGCTTCTTTAGTTACATTATTCTCTTCCCACGCTATAGTTTCAGCAGTTTATCCTTTATTCGTGAAGAAGTTTTACAAGCTAAATCTACCTAGCGTTTTATTAGGGCTCTCGTCTACGATACTAATGGCCTACGGTCTTTACTCTAATCTAATTCCCTATGAATACCCTAATACTCTTATAGGAATAGTTTCACTGATTTCCGGAGTAATTCTTGGAATAGTTAGTAATATTCTAAAGCCCATCTTATATAGGAAAAACTAA
- a CDS encoding helix-turn-helix transcriptional regulator: MKTLLLFSLLAFILIPSLTSLASTNVIYFKYPGNVVILDCSSKVVFIPKCAAHIVANVSYISNGSCKIILTRLPANISFIYHPQGVIKFSEPFDSKIIIELPCCTKIEYINTPPISFNISNGKIFITFYSDNITILYYINVQNRNNILYNPFLYLGIISTAGSIIITYKIMKGRSKIEVQTQEIDERDKKIIEAIKSGADNLTKIAELSSLPRTTVYRRVKKLVSLGIVNEIRENGKVRYEIKGDKNEKGK, from the coding sequence ATGAAGACTTTACTGCTATTTTCACTGCTAGCATTTATACTCATACCATCTCTAACGTCTTTAGCATCAACTAACGTTATATACTTTAAATATCCTGGAAACGTTGTAATTCTTGACTGCTCTTCAAAGGTAGTTTTTATACCTAAATGTGCTGCGCATATTGTGGCTAATGTAAGTTATATAAGTAATGGGAGTTGTAAAATAATTTTAACTAGATTACCTGCAAACATATCTTTCATTTACCATCCTCAAGGTGTTATAAAATTTTCAGAACCTTTTGATTCTAAGATAATAATAGAGTTACCATGTTGTACTAAAATAGAATACATTAATACTCCTCCTATTTCCTTTAATATATCTAATGGAAAAATCTTTATAACATTTTATTCTGATAATATTACTATTTTGTATTATATAAATGTACAAAATAGGAATAATATTCTTTATAATCCGTTTCTTTATTTAGGCATAATAAGCACTGCCGGAAGTATTATAATAACATATAAAATTATGAAAGGAAGAAGTAAAATAGAAGTGCAGACTCAAGAAATTGATGAGAGAGATAAGAAAATAATTGAGGCGATTAAATCGGGAGCTGATAATTTAACTAAAATAGCAGAATTAAGTTCCTTACCAAGGACTACAGTATATAGAAGAGTAAAAAAGTTAGTTAGCCTTGGAATAGTAAATGAAATAAGAGAAAATGGAAAAGTTAGATATGAAATAAAAGGTGATAAAAATGAAAAAGGTAAGTAG
- a CDS encoding OsmC family protein has translation MEFIINLYGNSENPLVEINGKKYTADRLYKEGPLYAFLLSIPHCIITMFEHLAKKEGIQVKVCKVRSTYYLDDSLLLLGKYVIKNIKIEIYGDCSKEELNELVEKVKQNCPIYLSLSDRIQLLPLID, from the coding sequence ATGGAATTTATTATTAATTTATATGGTAACTCTGAAAATCCCTTAGTCGAAATTAATGGCAAAAAATATACAGCAGACCGCTTATATAAAGAAGGCCCACTTTATGCATTTCTATTATCTATTCCTCATTGTATAATTACAATGTTTGAACATTTAGCCAAAAAGGAGGGTATACAAGTAAAAGTATGTAAAGTAAGGAGTACTTATTACTTAGATGACTCTCTTCTATTATTAGGAAAGTATGTAATAAAAAATATAAAAATAGAGATTTATGGCGATTGCAGCAAAGAGGAACTTAACGAGTTAGTAGAGAAGGTTAAACAAAATTGTCCTATATATCTTAGCCTAAGCGATAGGATTCAACTTTTACCATTAATTGACTAG
- a CDS encoding mechanosensitive ion channel domain-containing protein, translating into MLNLQISWKRQVVKLLSIIVVLAIIAVLIHFAIKFASIHFPVIVPYLDYIYLATDAAIVGIGGYFIIGVLKKVINVYFLGKMEASTARTISFFIDIALYSILILVILAALGVNLTGAAIGGAIGGIAIGLAAQTVLSNILSGALVTGSKTLKAGDAVLLISWIWGSPIIGETIKVGVLFTEVKTINGNLVKVPNSAFLGNTVFTKLEGENSLIYPLQITVNADVPADKVMDKAKNYIKDELSKQKIPYPEIYFTSKTGGTNVFTVILHFDNLNMLNSLLSVVNNAFDKAYWDTKNEVSKT; encoded by the coding sequence ATGCTCAATTTGCAAATAAGCTGGAAAAGACAAGTAGTGAAGTTACTTTCAATAATAGTGGTTTTAGCAATTATCGCAGTTTTAATTCATTTCGCGATAAAATTTGCATCAATACATTTTCCTGTAATTGTACCTTATTTGGATTATATATATTTAGCGACAGATGCTGCAATAGTAGGTATAGGAGGATATTTTATAATAGGTGTATTAAAGAAAGTCATTAACGTATACTTCTTAGGTAAAATGGAAGCTAGTACTGCTAGAACGATCTCATTTTTTATAGATATAGCACTTTATTCAATTTTAATCTTAGTAATATTGGCCGCATTAGGAGTAAATCTAACTGGAGCAGCAATAGGTGGCGCTATTGGAGGTATAGCAATAGGTTTAGCTGCTCAAACTGTACTTTCGAATATATTATCTGGAGCTTTGGTTACTGGAAGCAAAACTTTAAAGGCTGGCGATGCAGTATTACTAATTTCGTGGATTTGGGGTTCTCCAATAATTGGAGAAACTATTAAAGTTGGCGTCTTATTTACTGAAGTCAAAACTATTAATGGAAACCTTGTTAAAGTTCCTAATTCTGCATTTCTAGGTAATACAGTATTCACGAAACTAGAAGGGGAAAATTCCCTCATTTATCCTTTACAAATTACCGTTAATGCAGACGTACCTGCAGATAAAGTGATGGATAAAGCTAAAAATTATATTAAAGACGAACTAAGTAAACAAAAGATTCCTTATCCAGAAATTTATTTTACAAGCAAGACAGGTGGAACTAACGTCTTCACTGTAATATTACACTTCGATAATTTAAATATGTTAAATTCCTTATTAAGCGTAGTTAATAATGCATTTGATAAGGCATATTGGGATACTAAAAATGAAGTAAGCAAAACCTAG
- a CDS encoding MFS transporter, whose protein sequence is MDRNKLMFIQMLTVIVSMTFAIRASNNMIATTLPLFSKYYFHFTQSEVGILSALLSLGTFITSGIINSRLQSNTRRKFFIISSVAYAVILPIFYFANSLTIWIVSLLAGLSLGSIMPNIITYAGLLDDRKARERLLSIYTLALSASLVAGPAIETAVLTHFAIPYVFLFFEPFAILSAILSFFIKFPEENSNSARVSVFNNPGFKTAVINILTYNIPFSVILTFGGIYAVDYLHVSFAEVTALFSLFFTTSFLARIYLSIRPPQSVRLHAIAAISMTTIGLLAILFSNNLIIFSIALLILGFPHGLTYPLSVISISRTFKPYERNAANSIFFAIMMIIGIITPTISGFVAELIGIKYLFGTLIPVILILLALLNRYVGYVDKVILEETRKNSLSISKDSKA, encoded by the coding sequence ATGGATAGAAACAAGCTAATGTTCATTCAAATGTTAACAGTCATAGTTTCTATGACTTTTGCAATAAGAGCTTCAAATAACATGATAGCAACGACTTTACCTTTATTTTCAAAATACTATTTCCATTTTACGCAGAGTGAAGTAGGAATTTTATCTGCACTATTATCTCTTGGTACATTCATAACTAGTGGTATAATAAACTCTAGACTGCAGTCTAATACTAGGAGAAAGTTCTTTATCATCTCTTCTGTCGCATATGCAGTAATCTTACCGATATTTTATTTTGCAAATTCCTTAACAATATGGATAGTGTCCCTGCTAGCAGGATTATCGTTAGGATCAATTATGCCAAATATAATTACTTACGCAGGATTACTAGATGATAGAAAAGCTAGAGAAAGATTATTATCAATTTATACATTAGCCCTAAGTGCAAGTCTTGTAGCCGGACCTGCAATTGAGACGGCTGTTTTAACTCATTTTGCAATACCGTATGTTTTCCTATTTTTCGAGCCATTCGCAATACTTTCAGCTATATTATCTTTCTTTATAAAGTTCCCAGAAGAAAATAGTAATTCAGCAAGAGTTAGCGTATTTAATAATCCAGGGTTCAAGACTGCAGTAATAAATATTTTAACTTATAATATACCATTTTCAGTAATTTTAACATTTGGAGGAATATACGCTGTAGATTATTTACATGTAAGTTTTGCAGAAGTTACCGCTTTATTCTCATTATTCTTTACCACGTCGTTCTTAGCTAGAATATACTTATCCATAAGACCTCCACAAAGTGTAAGACTCCATGCAATAGCTGCAATTTCAATGACAACAATAGGATTATTAGCTATTTTATTCTCAAATAATTTAATAATATTTAGCATAGCCTTACTTATCTTAGGTTTTCCCCACGGGTTAACTTATCCACTTTCAGTGATTTCTATAAGTAGAACATTCAAACCTTATGAAAGAAATGCTGCCAATAGTATCTTCTTTGCCATAATGATGATTATAGGAATTATAACTCCTACGATATCAGGATTTGTAGCAGAACTAATAGGGATAAAATACTTATTTGGAACGTTAATTCCTGTTATATTAATTTTATTAGCTTTACTAAATAGATATGTAGGATATGTAGATAAGGTAATTTTAGAAGAGACTAGGAAGAATTCTCTTTCTATATCTAAAGATTCTAAAGCTTAA
- a CDS encoding DUF3834 domain-containing protein, producing MQIIAAPGPVSYPIIAASTKNKDIKIIFSKEGKADVILDSTVSLVKRGLRINYITIKELLSVYPNVGKKIGVWRKGSAADVLIRALLATKGINAELVYADDMRKILEMFKNKEIDSAVVASAFGKGITFESSLGIPGNCGAHVISNEDEFVSAYNEGIDMFKSDPEGFANAVSSTLKVDKEFVINTMKNSVLKVEKLNDDKDFAELVKKFIN from the coding sequence ATGCAAATAATAGCTGCACCCGGACCTGTATCATATCCTATAATAGCAGCCTCTACCAAAAATAAAGATATAAAAATAATTTTTTCGAAAGAAGGTAAAGCAGATGTGATTCTAGATTCTACAGTATCACTAGTTAAGAGAGGCTTGAGAATAAATTATATAACTATCAAGGAGTTGCTAAGCGTGTATCCTAATGTAGGGAAAAAGATAGGAGTGTGGAGAAAAGGTAGTGCAGCTGACGTTTTGATAAGAGCTTTACTTGCTACAAAAGGGATAAACGCGGAATTAGTATATGCAGATGATATGAGAAAAATTTTGGAGATGTTTAAAAATAAGGAAATAGATAGTGCAGTAGTAGCTTCGGCTTTTGGGAAAGGGATAACTTTCGAAAGTTCTTTAGGAATTCCAGGAAATTGTGGTGCACATGTAATTTCTAATGAAGATGAATTCGTATCTGCATATAATGAAGGAATCGATATGTTTAAGAGCGATCCAGAAGGATTTGCCAATGCAGTATCTAGCACGTTAAAGGTTGATAAGGAATTTGTTATAAATACAATGAAAAACTCAGTATTAAAAGTAGAAAAACTAAATGACGATAAAGATTTTGCTGAATTAGTAAAGAAATTTATTAATTAA
- a CDS encoding molybdate ABC transporter substrate-binding protein has translation MDLTLQLFDVLEDIWGDTSGVKMSFAGNQWFAAKDVLELLKSKGYKVYLETIPPGMVRKRAEGESLKVGNLYISFIPEIVSLPPSLLEGLKIRKKVEYAENDIVIVYRGAEINNLCELKGRRVAIPNPSIEGIGQLFKELYEEECGDYEELINYGGVYITKVHHREIPHMLKLGDIDAGIMWRTEAIYWTFKYTVPQHNKKGKLAFALLDNASEKAEEVFNLLISPEVKQIYEKYGFKWIANIN, from the coding sequence ATGGATCTTACACTCCAGTTATTTGACGTTCTAGAAGATATTTGGGGAGATACTTCAGGGGTAAAAATGTCGTTTGCAGGAAATCAATGGTTTGCAGCGAAAGATGTCCTAGAATTACTTAAAAGTAAAGGATACAAAGTCTATTTAGAAACTATTCCTCCAGGAATGGTTAGGAAAAGGGCTGAGGGAGAATCTCTAAAAGTTGGAAACTTATACATATCGTTCATTCCAGAAATAGTCTCATTGCCTCCTTCGCTACTTGAAGGATTAAAAATAAGGAAAAAAGTAGAGTATGCAGAAAACGATATTGTAATAGTTTATAGAGGAGCCGAAATAAATAATTTATGCGAATTAAAAGGAAGAAGAGTAGCAATACCTAACCCTAGCATTGAAGGAATAGGTCAATTATTTAAGGAATTATACGAGGAAGAGTGCGGAGATTATGAAGAGCTAATTAATTATGGTGGAGTTTACATAACTAAAGTTCACCATAGAGAGATCCCGCATATGTTAAAGTTAGGAGACATAGATGCCGGAATAATGTGGAGAACTGAAGCAATATATTGGACATTTAAATACACCGTACCGCAACACAATAAAAAGGGAAAATTAGCATTTGCATTATTAGATAACGCTTCAGAAAAAGCAGAAGAAGTATTCAACTTACTTATTTCACCAGAAGTTAAACAAATTTATGAAAAATACGGATTTAAATGGATAGCCAACATTAATTAA
- the nadB gene encoding L-aspartate oxidase, producing MIYIFGNGIAGLSAAVSLTKSGYKVTVITKKITGGSTYIAKGGIAAAVGSDDSPEIHAKDTLRVGDGLSDEKAVNYVTSEAPKAVKTLEEWGFEFATDLRLEGGHSRRRVLHKTDETGRDIYDFLMKKAKELNIPVVEDELLAIKTENNEVKGFITRNRGEVEADKIVLATGGYAYLWKYTSNQSTNTGDGIAIAFRSGALVADMEFVQFHPTVTNLDGETFLLTETLRGEGAILLNDKGERFAFKYHEKGELAPRDVLSRAIYTEYLKGRKVFMDLTKIEDFENKFPVLTAYLKRHGKDKSFKIPVFPGAHFVDGGIRVNLRGESNIKGLYAIGEVSDTGLHGANRLASNSLAEGLVYGVNLSLYIDKWEGLYVDDGEIENVKLHAGNNLSLDEIREINWENVGIVRNAEKLNKAISIYSSIDMLSANEKSNSALVSYLTALAAYKRTESRGNHYREDYPYKDDKWKKRIYFQISK from the coding sequence ATGATATATATTTTTGGTAACGGAATAGCAGGACTTTCTGCAGCGGTTTCTTTAACTAAATCAGGATATAAAGTGACTGTAATAACAAAGAAAATAACTGGAGGGTCAACGTATATAGCCAAAGGAGGGATTGCCGCAGCAGTAGGCAGTGACGACTCTCCTGAAATCCATGCAAAAGACACTTTAAGAGTTGGGGATGGGTTATCTGATGAAAAGGCAGTAAATTATGTTACTTCTGAGGCTCCGAAAGCTGTTAAAACATTAGAAGAATGGGGTTTTGAATTTGCAACAGATTTAAGATTAGAAGGAGGTCACTCTAGAAGGAGAGTTTTACACAAAACGGACGAAACTGGAAGAGATATATACGACTTCTTAATGAAGAAAGCTAAAGAGCTAAATATTCCAGTCGTGGAGGATGAATTATTAGCAATAAAAACGGAAAATAATGAAGTTAAGGGCTTTATAACAAGGAATAGGGGTGAAGTCGAAGCTGATAAAATAGTTTTAGCAACAGGAGGTTATGCCTATCTTTGGAAATATACTTCAAATCAATCTACAAATACTGGAGATGGAATTGCAATAGCTTTTAGGTCTGGTGCGTTAGTTGCTGATATGGAGTTTGTTCAATTTCATCCTACTGTAACTAATTTAGATGGTGAAACTTTCCTCTTAACTGAGACTTTAAGAGGAGAAGGAGCAATTTTATTAAATGACAAAGGAGAGAGGTTTGCATTTAAATACCATGAAAAGGGAGAACTAGCACCTAGAGATGTGCTATCTAGAGCAATATATACTGAGTATTTAAAAGGAAGAAAAGTATTCATGGATCTAACTAAGATAGAGGACTTTGAGAATAAGTTTCCAGTCTTGACTGCATATCTAAAAAGGCACGGAAAGGATAAGAGTTTCAAAATCCCAGTATTTCCAGGAGCACATTTTGTAGACGGAGGAATTAGAGTTAATCTCAGAGGAGAGAGCAACATTAAAGGCTTATATGCTATAGGAGAAGTTAGTGATACAGGCCTTCATGGGGCTAATAGATTAGCAAGTAATTCCTTAGCTGAAGGTCTGGTTTATGGAGTTAACCTCTCACTATATATAGATAAGTGGGAGGGTCTGTACGTTGATGATGGGGAAATAGAAAATGTAAAACTACATGCAGGAAATAATTTATCTTTAGATGAAATTAGGGAAATAAATTGGGAAAATGTAGGAATAGTAAGAAATGCTGAAAAATTAAATAAGGCGATTTCAATTTACTCCTCAATAGATATGCTAAGTGCAAATGAAAAATCAAATTCCGCTTTAGTGTCGTATTTAACTGCACTTGCAGCTTACAAGAGAACTGAAAGTAGAGGTAATCATTATAGGGAAGATTATCCTTATAAGGATGATAAATGGAAGAAGAGAATATATTTTCAGATCTCAAAATAA
- a CDS encoding NUDIX hydrolase → MTCDAAVVLLLNCENKFLLIKRSTNPKDPWSGNMALPGGHREGNEDCETTAKRECKEETGIEPEIIAFLGYYSPHNANITVAAFLGRTCFSKIKRDKKEVAKYFWVSFSDLKKGEECFYYKKYRIWGMTYRIIRDYMEKFSPATDTSSFRSVDHSSL, encoded by the coding sequence ATGACATGTGATGCTGCCGTAGTTTTATTACTTAATTGTGAAAACAAATTTTTATTGATAAAAAGATCTACTAATCCTAAAGATCCTTGGAGCGGAAATATGGCATTACCCGGCGGGCATAGAGAAGGAAATGAAGACTGTGAGACGACAGCTAAAAGAGAATGTAAAGAAGAAACTGGAATTGAGCCAGAAATAATAGCTTTTCTCGGTTATTATTCACCTCATAATGCTAACATCACTGTTGCAGCTTTTTTAGGTAGAACGTGTTTTTCAAAAATTAAGAGAGATAAAAAGGAAGTTGCAAAGTATTTTTGGGTAAGTTTCTCAGATCTAAAGAAAGGCGAGGAATGCTTTTATTACAAAAAGTATAGGATATGGGGAATGACTTATAGGATTATTAGAGATTATATGGAAAAATTCAGTCCGGCAACTGATACTTCATCCTTCCGTTCCGTCGACCATTCATCACTTTAA
- a CDS encoding RuvB-like helicase, whose translation MVEIKEIKKAPEIEKASIHSHITGLGLDEHGKAIFKADGMVGQEEAREAAGLVVQLVKQGKMAGKGILLVGPSGTGKTALAVAIAKELGEDTPFTAINASELYSTELKKTEVLMQAIRKSIGVRVREKRLVYEGEVKELRIKVAKSRLNPYVQVPREAEITLKTKDDEMKLTAGESIAEQLVRLGVRKGDVIWIDAETGQVVKTGRSKEVAKYDIGGGGVEVPSGPVKKEKELTSTFTLHDLDLNLAARQISFTAIFSLFSEREISDDIRKEVDKLVKDMINKGNAELIPGVLFIDDAHMLDIEAFSFLTKALESELSPILILATNRGMTKIRGTDIESPHGIPLDLLDRLLIIPTKPYNEKEIREIISIRAEELNIELDPQALDELAKIGSQESLRYAVQLLEPANLIAIRNGRNVIKPEDIKEVYRYFADVKRSVNYVKEYENLLLK comes from the coding sequence ATGGTAGAGATTAAAGAGATTAAAAAGGCTCCAGAAATAGAGAAAGCCAGCATTCATAGTCACATAACCGGCTTAGGTTTGGATGAACACGGAAAAGCCATATTTAAAGCTGATGGAATGGTTGGTCAAGAGGAAGCTAGAGAAGCTGCAGGTTTAGTTGTGCAACTAGTAAAACAAGGTAAGATGGCTGGAAAAGGAATTCTTCTAGTAGGGCCTTCTGGAACTGGAAAAACCGCACTAGCGGTAGCAATAGCGAAAGAGCTAGGAGAAGATACTCCTTTTACTGCAATAAACGCTTCAGAACTCTATTCTACAGAATTAAAAAAGACTGAAGTACTAATGCAGGCTATAAGAAAATCTATAGGCGTAAGAGTAAGAGAGAAGAGGCTTGTCTACGAAGGGGAAGTAAAAGAACTTAGAATAAAAGTGGCTAAAAGTAGGTTAAATCCATATGTTCAAGTGCCTAGAGAAGCTGAAATTACCTTAAAAACCAAAGACGACGAAATGAAATTAACTGCTGGAGAATCCATAGCTGAACAGCTAGTAAGATTGGGAGTTAGAAAAGGTGATGTAATATGGATAGACGCAGAAACTGGGCAGGTGGTAAAAACTGGAAGATCTAAGGAAGTTGCGAAATATGACATAGGAGGCGGAGGAGTTGAAGTTCCCTCAGGACCAGTTAAAAAAGAAAAAGAATTAACCAGTACTTTCACGCTTCATGACCTAGATCTAAACTTAGCCGCACGTCAAATTTCGTTTACTGCTATATTTTCATTATTCTCAGAGAGAGAAATAAGCGATGATATAAGAAAAGAAGTAGATAAACTAGTGAAAGATATGATAAATAAGGGAAACGCAGAGCTAATCCCTGGAGTACTTTTCATAGACGATGCACATATGTTGGACATAGAAGCTTTCTCCTTCTTAACAAAAGCACTCGAATCAGAATTATCACCAATACTCATACTTGCCACTAATAGAGGTATGACAAAAATAAGAGGAACAGATATAGAATCTCCTCACGGAATTCCATTAGACTTACTTGATAGGCTCTTAATTATACCAACTAAACCTTATAATGAAAAAGAAATAAGAGAAATAATATCTATTAGAGCAGAAGAACTGAATATAGAACTAGATCCGCAAGCCCTGGACGAGTTAGCTAAAATAGGAAGTCAGGAGAGTTTAAGGTATGCTGTACAACTACTTGAACCTGCTAATTTGATAGCAATTAGGAACGGAAGAAACGTGATAAAACCAGAGGATATTAAGGAAGTCTATAGATATTTCGCTGACGTTAAGAGGAGCGTAAATTATGTAAAGGAGTACGAGAATTTATTATTAAAGTGA